One window from the genome of Anomalospiza imberbis isolate Cuckoo-Finch-1a 21T00152 unplaced genomic scaffold, ASM3175350v1 scaffold_77, whole genome shotgun sequence encodes:
- the LOC137467730 gene encoding thioredoxin-like protein 1 gives MAGVKVIANDTEFQPELSAAGSRLAVVKFTMRGCGPCLRIAPAFNALSNKYPQATFLEVDVHQCQGTAATNNISATPTFLFFRNKVRIDQYQGADAVGLEDKIKQHLENDPGNSEDTDIPKGYMDLLPFINKAGCECLNESDEHGFENCLRKDSSYLESDCDEQLLITVAFSQPVKLYSMKLQGPDNGQGPKYIKIFINLPRSMDFEEAERSEPTQALELGPEDIREDGIVQLRYVKFQNVNSVTLFVQSNHGGEETTRITYFTFIGTPVQATNMNDFKRVVGKKGESH, from the exons ATGGCGGGCGTGAAGGTGATCGCCAACGACACCGAGTTCCAGCCCGAGCTGAGCGCCGCCGGCTCCCGCCTGGCCGTGGTGAAGTTCACCATGAGGGG GTGCGGCCCTTGCCTGCGGATCGCGCCCGCCTTCAACGCCCTGAGTAACAAATACCCGCAGGCAACGTTCCTGGAGGTGGACGTGCACCAGTGCCAG ggcacggctgccaCCAACAACATCTCGGCAACGCCCACCTTCCTGTTCTTCCGGAACAAGGTGCGGATCGACCAGTACCAGGGAGCAGATGCCGTGGGCCTGGAAGACAAAATCAAACAGCACCTGGAGAATGATCCCGGCAACAGCGAAGACACAGACATCCCCAAAGGATAT ATGGATCTGCTGCCCTTCATCAACAAGGCTGGCTGCGAGTGCCTCAACGAGAGCGACGAGCACGGCTTCGAGAACTGTCTGCGCAAGGACTCCTCCTACCTGGAGTCCGACTGCGACGAGCAG CTGCTCATCACCGTCGCTTTTAGTCAGCCTGTCAAGCTTTACTCTATGAAACTTCAGGGGCCAGACAATG GGCAAGGGCCCAAGTACATCAAGATCTTCATCAACCTGCCGCGCTCCATGGACTTCGAGGAGGCGGAGCGCAGCGAGCCCACGcaggccctggagctgggccCGGAGGACATCAGGGAGGACGGCATCGTCCAGCTGCGCTACGTGAAATTCCAGAATGTCAACAGTGTCACT TTGTTCGTCCAGTCCAATCATGGTGGCGAGGAGACGACAAGAATCACGTACTTCACGTTCATTGGCACTCCAGTGCAGGCCACCAACATGAACGACTTCAAACGA GTAGTGGgcaagaagggagagagccactAG